Genomic DNA from Nitratidesulfovibrio vulgaris str. Hildenborough:
TGGGGCCTGCCTCCATGAGTTTGGTGTGGAAGACCTCGATGGTCTCGAGACCACCAAGCCCCACGCCCAGAAGCACGCCCACGCGGTCGGCGTTGCTCTCGTCGATGACGAGGCCGGAATGCTCTACGAGCATCTTGCCGGTGGCAACGGCGAACTGGACGAAGCGGTCCATGCGTCGTGCCTGCTTGGCGGGCATGAACTTCTCAGGATCGAAATCCTTCACTTCGCCTGCGATACGCGAGGCGTATTCTGTGGCGTCGAAGCGGGTGATGGGCCCGATGCCGGACTTGCCGGCAACAAGGTTATCCCAGCTGGTTTCGATGTCATTTCCAAGGGGGGTGAGGGCTGCAAGGCCCGTCACCACAACGCGCTTTCCGGTCATTCGGATGATCCTCTCGGCGTTTCGGACGCATCGGCCCCGCCTGCCCGTTTGAGCGAAAGAACAGCAGTTCCGGTGTGTTGGCACCGGCGGGGTCGGTCGCCGATCGTCCCTGAGAAAAATGCGCAAGAGCGTCTTATGACACCGTCATAAGACGCCCGTGCTCAGTGTCGCATAGAAGAAGACAAGACTACTGCTTGTTGCTGACGTAGTCGATGGCGTCTTTGACCTTGAGAATCTTCTGGGCGTCGTCGTCATCGATTTCAACGCCGAATTCCTCTTCCATGGCCATGATCAGTTCAGTCAGGTCGAGGGAGTCTGCGCCGAGGTCTTCAACGAAAGAGGCTTCGGGCTTGACTTCCTCGGCGGACACGCCGAGCTGGTCCATGATGATCTTCTTGACTTTTTCTTCAACGGACATGGGTCCCTCCAATGCGGTGTTTTCGGTTGTTCAGTCTGTAAGGCAGGCGCGTGTCATCAGCAGTACATGCCGCCGTTGACGGCGAGAACCTGTCCGGTGATGTACGATGCCCTTTCCGAGGCCAGAAAGGCCACTGCGTCCGCGATGTCCTGGGCGGAACCCAGACGACGCAGCGGGATGGCCTCGACATATGCTTTGCGAACCTCTTCAGGGAGGCCCGCCGTCATATCCGTTTCGATGAAGCCGGGGGCCACGGCGTTGACCGTGACGTTGCGGGCGGCAAGTTCCTTCGCGGCCGACTTGGTGAGCCCGATGAGACCGGCTTTTGCCGCGCAGTAGTTGGCCTGCCCGGCGTTGCCCATCTGCCCGACGACAGAGGTGATGTTGATGATACGCCCGAGACGCTGGCGGGTCATCAGTTTCGATGCCTCGCGCAGGCAGGTGAAGGCGCCGCACAGGTTCACGTCGAGAACCCGTTCGAAATCCTCGTCCTTCATGCGCATGATGAGGCCGTCCTTGGTGATGCCCGCGTTGTTGACCAGCACGTCGAGGCGCACCTTGTCCTTGATTTCGGACTGGAAGAAGGCGGCAACGGCGGCGGCGTCGGAGACGTCGAGTCGGAAGGCAGTGGCGCTTCCGCCTGCGTCGCGGATGCCTGCGGCGACGGCCTCGGCCTCATCAGGCTTGCTCACGTAGGTCAGGAACACCTGAAGACCGGCACGGGCCAGCGTTTCGGCAACGGCCTTGCCGATGCCACGCGACCCGCCGGTGACGATGGCGGTGGGGGTAAGTTCGCTCATCACAAACCTTGCATTCTGCGGTTTGACGAAAGGCATCGCCTTATACCTCAAAGGCGTGCCGACTTCAATTGCCGAAGAGGGCCTCTAGAAACGCAGCAATGCCGCGCCCCATGTGAAGCCGCCACCGAAGGTCGTCAGAAGCACCCTCATGCCGGGGCGGATGCGCCCCTGCGCGCGGGCGTCGGCAAGTGCCAGCGGAATGGATGCCGCGCTGGTGTTGCCGAAGTCATGGACGTTGACGAAGACCTTTTCGGACGCGAAGCCGAGACGGTCGCCCACGGCTTCGATGATGCGAAGGTTGGCCTGATGCGGAATGACGAGGTCGACGTCTTCGGTCGTGAAGCCGTTGCGGGCAAGCAGGTCGTTGCAGACCTGCGTCATGCTGCGTACGGCGTGCTTGAACACGTCGCGGCCCTGCATCCGCACGAAGTACTCCTCGCCGACGCTGTCGCCGATGGCATAGGGGTTGGCTGTGCCGCCGCCGATGGTCAGCAGGTCGCCCAACGAACCGTCGGAGGTGACGATGCTGTCTTCAAGCACGGCAGTGCCCTGTGTCGCGTCAACATCAGCCGTGACCACGGTCGCACCTGCCCCGTCGCCGAAAAGGACGCAGGTCGTGCGGTCCTTCCAGTTGCAGCGCAGGGACAGGGCTTCGGCAGCCACGAGAAGCACCCGGGATGCGGGGCGTGCGGCCACGATGCCCTGTGCCAGTTCGAGTCCGTACAGGAAGCCCGAACACGCGGCGTTGCAGTCCAGCGCCATCACCCCCGTCATACCCAGCTTGCGGGCGACGATGCAGGCGGTGTTGGGGCAGGATGCGTCGGGGGTGCAGGTGGCCACGAGGACATGGGTTATGTCTGCGGTGTCCAGTGCCGCGTCGGCAAGGGCTGCGCGGGCGGCTTCAACGGCGAGGTCGGACGTGGTCTGTCCGGGGGCCACCACATGCCGCTGGCGGATACCCGTCCGGGTGGTGATCCACTCGTCGGTGGTCTCGACCATGGACTCGATGTCGGCGTTGGTGAGGATGCGTTCGGGAGCATAAGCCCCAAAGCCCCTCAATAGGCTCGGTGAGGTCATGTCGCTTGTTCCGGAAGATGGGGGACGGTCGGTGTTTCCGTCCTGTGATGGGGGGGTTACTGCCTGACGGCCTTGCCGTAGCGGGTCAGTTCCTCGTTGGCGCAGATGGCTTGCACGACGCGTTCGTTGGTCTTCTTCTCGACGAAGGTCGCAGCCATGTTGACGGCACTCTTTATGGCCTTGGCGTTGGACTTGCCATGACAGACGATGGCGATGCTCTGAAGGCCAAGAAGCGGAGCGCCGCCGTATTCGGCATAGTCTACCACGCGGGCGAAACGCTTGAAGGCCGAACGGGCCAGCAGCGTGCCGAGCTTGGGCAGAAAGCCGGAAAGCAGTTCGCGCTTGAGTACGCGGCTCATGGACGAGCTGAGCCCCTCGCTCAACTTGAGTGCCACGTTGCCCACGAAACCGTCGCAAACCACGACGTCGACTTCACCGGTGAAGAGGTCCCTCCCCTCTACGTTGCCGACGAAGTTGATGTTCTGGGCCAGCTTGAAGAGTTCGTACGCTTCCTTGACCAGCGTGTTGCCCTTGCCCTCCTCCTCTCCGATGCTGAGAAGGCCGATGCGCGGCGTCTCGTAGCCCAGAAGGTCGCGGGCGAAGGCGTTGGCCATGAGGCCGAACTGGAAAAGGTGGTGGGGTTTGCAGTCCACGTTGGCTCCCACGTCGAGGAGTACGATGGGCTGCTTTTCGGTGGGCATGACAGAGGCGAGGGCAGGGCGTTCGACACCCGGCACGCGACCCATGATGAACATGCCGCAGGCGACGGAAGCACCGGAATGACCGGCGCTGACGATGCCGTGGGCGTGACCGTCGCGAACGAGACGGCAGACGACCTGTATGGAGGCGTCCTTCTTGCGGCGGAGAATGTCGGAGGGTTTTTCGTCCATTCCGGCGACTTCGCTGGCATGGACGACTTCCACTTCGACACCGTCGAGGGGAATCCTTGCGAGTTCCTCTTCGACCTTTTGCCTGTCTCCGACGAGCAGGACCTTGAGCCCGCGTTCCCGGGCCGCGTCAACGGCACCGGGAACAACCACGGAGGGGCCGAAATCCCCCCCCATGGCGTCCACGGCGATGATGGTGCTATTCATTGTCCTGCTTGGTCACCTGACGGCCCTTGTAGGTACCGCAGCTGGGGCAGGCACGGTGGGGAGCGGTGGGCTCGCCGCAGGCGCAGTACACGACGGCGGGCACGGCCACGCGGTCGTGGGAGCGACGCATCCCCTTGCGGGAACGGGACTTCTTGTTCTGCTGAACGGCCATGGCTATCTCCTTGCAGTCGGCCGGGGCGTACCCCGTGCCGGGTTCTAGTGCTTGTCTATCCTCACCCCGCGCAGAACAGCCAGACGGGGGTCACCCTCTTCGTGCGCACACGCACAGGGGCCCTCGTTCAGGTTCTTCCCGCAGGACGGACACAGACCCTTGCACGCGCCGCCGCACAGCGGCTTCACGGGCAGGGCCAGCAGAAATTCTTCCCAGAGCAGCCCCGAGAGGCTGATCTCGAAACCCTTGCCTTCAGGCACGGGGCGCAAAACCTCGGTGTCGACATCCGCATCGTCGTCTTCACCGGGGAAGGGCTCGAAACTTTCGAAACGATGTTCTACAGCGACAAGCGTCGGTTCGGCGCATCTGTCGCAAGGCACACTGACCTTGCCGCCGAGGGTGCCGCGCACGAGAACGCCGTCTTCCTGCGGAAGCAGGAACACAGTGGCCCGAAGAGGCTCCGCCACCTGATAGGGCAGGGAGAACTCCTTGATGGGCGCGGCCCACACCGAGGCTTCGTCGACCTCATATTCCTGTCCACCCGACGGGATGTCGTTGAGCGGAACCCAAATCTGATGCATAGCTACCTCGCGAGCAGGGTTTACTACATGCGAACCGACTCCCCTGTCAAGAAACGCCTTGTCGGGGGTTGCATTTTCCGCAGTCAGGGTATAAGACCTCTTTCTCTTGGCGGCGGGGCTACCTGTGCAGGGTTGCCGACATGCCCGCTGTCCGCCATATTACGCCATCATCCAGACATTTGCACATATATGGAGGAACGTCATGGGTAAGCAGTGCGAAGTTTGCGGCAAGAAGCCCCAGGTCGGCCACCATGTGAGCCACTCGAACATCAAGACCAAGCGTCGTTTCGAGCCCAACCTTCAGAGCGTTCGTCATCAGCTTCCTTCTGGCGAAGTGAAGACCGTGACCGTGTGCACTCGCTGCCTGCGTTCCGGTGCCGTCACCAAGCCCGTGGTTCGCAAGAGCGCCTAAATTCTCATCCGGCTCACGGATGGAAGACCCCGGTAGTCCGCTGCCGGGGTTTTTTGCATTGACGGTCGGGGCGGCGAGAGCGGCTGTTCTCTCGGGCGCTGCTCCATCCGTGATTCGCCCCCGATGACACGCCATCTCCGTTTGCCATCTGATTCCGGCGGGTTGACCACTTGCCAGCTTCACGGCAGTGTCTATTTCTTATGCGTCGCCGATATCGGGAGTCATCGCATACGTTCTTCTGACCTGAAGGGGCGATACGTCCCATGGTGAGCGGCCACCCCAACCACAGACCGCCCCGGAGGGTTCATGCTGTCGAGGCTTTTTCTGCTTTTTGCCCTTGTTCCTTTCCTTGAACTCTATCTGCTTGTTCAGGTCGGAACAGTCATAGGTGCAGCACCTACCATACTCCTAGTCATCCTCACCGCTGTAGTAGGGGCGTGGCTTGCCCGCACGCAGGGGCTTGGGGTGATGGCACGCGTGCAGAACGACCTTGCCCGCGGCATCATGCCCGGTCAGGCGCTGATCGACGGATTCTGCATCCTTCTTGCCGGTCTGCTGCTCCTCACACCGGGCTTCCTCACTGATGTCGTCGGTCTTTTGCTGCTTCTTCCGCCCTTTCGCGCGTTGCTGGCGTCGCGCCTGCAACGTCATTTCGCCGTGCGTTACGCCTCCTCGGGTACGACTGCGGAGGGGGGGCACTTCATCGTGTACGGCAGCAGCGGCCCCGCGGCCCATGAAGAACCGCGCCACGCTGTCGTCATCGACACGCAGCCCATCGATTCGTCGTCAGCCGCCACGGGACTCGCCGATGACACGAAACCCCTCGGCGATGCGCAGCCCTCTGGTGACGGACGGCCCCGTTCGTGATTCCCCCACCGCGTCCGCGGCGCGTCCGCATCGGCGGACGTCCACGAATCCGTTTGCGCCGTCGGCCCGGCGGTGCGTCTCCCTGGTGGCGCGACATCACCTGCGCTGTTCCGGGGGGCGGCGAGACGTCACCTGTCGCACCGCACCGTCTCGTCCAGTGGCGCCTCGTCCTCTCCTCGAAACGCATTCCTTTCCGGCAGGTGCAGCGCGGGTCGCGTGTCGGGCTCTATGTGCCCATCGTTCTTGAACGTATGGCCCGCCAGGAGATAGCGGCCTATGAGCTTGAGGGCGTGCGTCCCAGCGTAGAGCGTCGGCCCGTCTCCTTTTCCAATGCCCACGTCACGTTGATGGTGCTTCTCCTGCTCGTACTCTGGCATGGAGTGCGGATGGGCTGGTGGAAGCTTTTCGGGCTTGCGACAGTCCCCGCCCCGGATGCGTGGTCATCCATGGGGGCGCTGGATGTCTACCGGGTCATCGAGAGGGGGGAGTGGTTCCGTGCCGTGACGGCGCTCACACTTCATGCCGATAGCCCGCATCTTTTCTCCAACATCCTTTTCGGGGGGGCGTTTCTCGTTCCCCTGTGCCGCAGGACTGGGGCCGGACTCGGCTTCATGCTCACCCTGTGCGCGGGTGCGCTTGGTAACGTTCTGAACGCTGTCGCCCGTCCTCTTTCATATGTCAGCCTGGGGTCGTCGACTGCCATGTTCGGGGCGGTGGGTGTACTTTCAGGTCTTCTGGCTTTCGAGGACGGGGGGCGTGGGTGGCGACGCATGTTCGTGCCTCTTGCGGCGGGTGTCGCCGTGCTGGGTATGCTTGGCACCGAGGGCGAGAATACCGACGTAGGGGCGCATCTCTTCGGGTTGCTGGCGGGATGTGTCGTGGGTGCAACAGCGCAGTTGCGGCTCAACCGGGTTGGCTTGCCGGGATTCGTCGGGCAGGTTGTTCTGGGCGCGCTCGCTCTAGTTCTTTGCGGTCTGTGCTGGTGGCTGGCGTTCGTCGCCAGAGGCTGATGGCCAGTACGCCTGTCGTCGAGGTCGCGCCGCGCGGGTATGAGCGACGAGGATGCCAGCCGCCTCCGGCAGTGCTCTACGGCCGTCCGCTTTCGCCTTGTATGGCGCACACGTTCTCTCGGTCGCCTGTCCTGTGGTTTCGTTGCCTCATGCGGAGGGATGCCTCCGAATGCATCGCCGTACCTGCCTCATTCCGTTGCCTTCGATGACGCCACCGCATCGCAGTCGACTTCCGTATCTCTACACCGGCATGTGGGCATCATGTGCTGCTGGCTTCCCCCGCCGATGACGGGGGGGCACCGCCGAAGAGGCTGGCTGTCTTGCCAATGGAAAAGGCCCACGGGGACTACCCGTGGGCCTTTTGGCTTTCCATCCTGTGGTCGTACTACTCGGGAGCGCCGGGTGCTGTCGCGTCGTTCCCGGTCTGTTGCGGGGCGACAGGCTGTGGTGCCGGCATGGCGGGCAGTGCGGGCTGGTCCTGGGCGGCCGCGTCGGGGGCGGTTATGGCCTCGGGCTGCGGTGCGGGTGCCACATCTGTGGGGGCGGGCGATGCCGAGGGCGTGGCGGGAGTCTCCACGGCAGGCGATGCGGGGGCTTCAACCGGCACAGCGGGGGCGGGTGCTGCGTCGGGTACTGCATGGCCCTCTGTGCCCGCAGCCGCCGGGGTTTCCACGGTCGGGACGGGCGCGCCCTCCGGCGTCGCAGCAGCGGCATCGGGGGCGGCCGATTCGGTGACCACGACCACGAATTGCCTGTCGACGATCCACTGGCGCTGTATCTCGCGGGCGGAGGCAGGGCGGTTCGGCCACTGTTCCCAGTCGTCAAGACGCATGGCGATGACAGCGCGCGGGTGCGCGCTCAGTGCGGCGTCGAGAAGGGCCCAGTCACGCTGGGTTATCTCCTCAAGCTGTGTCCCGGCGTAGAACGTGTAGGTTCCGGGGTACACGCGGTAACTCAACGGGTGATAGCCCTCTTTCGCATGGGCACCGATGATTTCGGCCTGTGCCTTGGGGCTCATGACCGGGTCGAGGGAAGGGGCCGTGTAGAGTGCCATGGGCTGGACGAACACGGTGGTGAACAGCACCAGCGTGAGCAGGGCCCCGCGAGGCTGGCTACGGTCGGTGGCTTTGAACAGGAGCAGGGCGAAGATGAGACACACACCACCGAGCACCGGGGCACCCGCGACGATGTCGAGCAATGCCAGCGCCTGCGGAGGCAGGGCATCGCGCACCGAACCGGGCAGCAGCGGCAGGGCTGCCACGGCGCCGAGACCGACGGCGAGAATGAAGAGCAGCAGGCTCACCAGAAGGTAGAAGACCCTGCTGTTCGTTGCCGGAAGCCGCAGCAGGCAACGTGCGGTGATGATGGCGAGGATGGGGAAGAGCGGCAGCAGGTAGATGACGATCTTGATGCTGACAGCCGAAAGCAGGGCCACACCGCTGAGCAGGCTTATCCAGAGGTAGGCGGTTCCCAGTCCTTCGGGTTTGCGGGTGTCGAGGGCGTCCCGGACGGGGTTGCGCAGGACGCGTCCCCACGGTGCCGTGAGCAGCAGCAGCGTCCACGGAAGCCACGCGGCGGGGAAGGTGGCGAGGTAGTGCCACCATGGCTGTGCGTGATGCCATGTGGCAGTGGCGCGCTTGACGATCTGGTCCTGGAAGATGTTGCGCAGGTACTCGCTTTCACCTGTCATCCACGCCGCAGCCACCCAGCCGAGGAGGATGACCAGCATCACGGCGAAACCAGCAACGGCGTCACGGTTGTGCAGACGTCGCACCTTGCCCTGCCAGAGGACGAAGAGCACACTCGAGAGCACGGGGAACGCAAGGCCGAGCGGCCCCTTGATGAGAGTCGCCACGGCGGCGAGGGCATAGCCTGCGATGAGCCATGCCGGAGCACTTTCGCGACGCCAGCCCTTGTACATGCAAAGGTGGCTGAGGGTGATGACGGCGGTGAAGAGCAGGTCCATGCGGGCGTAGTGTGTCACGCCAAGAAAGTAGAAGCCCGAAAGCAGGATGAGGCCTGCGGCAAGTCCCGTGGCCTTGTCGTTGCCGGTGGCACGGGCGAGGGCATAGGTCGCCCACAGGACGGCAAGCCCGGATACGGCAGCCCCCAGCAGAAAGAGCATGGGCGGCCGGACACCGGGAATCATGTCCAGTGCAGCAAGAAACCAGAAGTATACCGGAGGCTTGTCAGGGTATGGCACGCCATTGAGCTGGAGCACGAGCCACTTACCGGCGTCGATGACGTTCTGGTAAACGTCGGCGTGGCGCACTTCATCCGAGAACCAGAGCGCGCGGGCATCGAAGCCGCCCATGGTCTGCAGCACCAGCAGAATGGTGAGGGGAAGCAGGGGGAATATGGCGAGCAGGTCGAATGCTCGTGCTGCCATGCTGCGTTGCGGAGTGCCGGAAGCTGTAGCTGTCGCCTGCGAGGCCTTCTGCGTGGTCGCACCGGGGGTGTCGGTCGTTCCGGAAGGTGCGGCGGTTGCGTTGCTGCCGGAAGAGGCAACCCCCTTGCTTTCGGAGGTCGTGCCCAGCGTGGCTGACGCGGGTTCGTTCATGTCCTGCTGTTCGCTCATGAAGGAGTCCTGTCGGCTAGACGGTGTATGATCCATGCGGCCACGCTGCCCAGCAGCAGACCGGCGAAGACATCGGTGATATGGTGCATACCAAGGTAGATTCGTGAATAGCCCACGATGCCCATGTATATGCCGAGAGCCAGTGTGGGGAGCAGGGCCTTGCACCGCCATGCGAGGGGAACGACCGCGCCCACGATCTCTGTGGTGTGCCCCGATGGAAAGGAGTTGTAAACCCCTTTGAAGCTGAAGGGGATAGCGGGGCCTTCGGTGCCGGGTCTTGGCATGCCGAAACCTATCTTGAGGATGCGTACGGCGAGGAACGACACCAGCAGCTGCACGACGATGTAAACGGCCACAAAGCGCATGTCATGCCTGTCTCCGCGCTTGCGCGCCCTGAAGAAGATGGCACCGTAGACCAGATACAGCAGCGGGTTGCCGAAGTCGGTGATGACCTGCATGCACGCCGTCAGTGCAGGATGCGCCTGCCGGTACTGTCGGAAAAAGTTGACGACCTCGTCACCTGTTCCGATGGAGACGGCTGTTGCCAGTAGCGCCATGACCAGGGGCAGGGTGGCAAGTATGTAGGCGGGAAGAATGGTGGGGCGTGACATCCGGCGGACTATAGGGACAAACGAGGCGGAAGAAAAGAGCATAGCAGACGGTGCGAAGACCGGGTTGCATGGGGGCGAGACCGTATGGCGATACCCTGCCTGATGCTAGGACTGCCCGCCTGATGCTTGGACTTCCGGTCTGATGCTAGGACTGCCCGCCTGAAGCGGGTACATCCGGCATGGTGATGGCACATCCGGCATGGTGATGGCACATCCGGCATCATGTCCCGATGGCGGCGACGCCGGGTGGCATTGCGGGCTGAAGTATGGCATTGACATCGACTTGACGCATCGTGCGGGGCACACTAGAGCATAGCGGCACTCGCTCATCCTGTTTTCACCGACCGGCCCCGGTAGAAGTCCCTCGCGCTGCTGCGCGGGTGCTTCTTCTGTGTCCTGCCCGGAGAGACGACGTGAGGGCGGGGACGGGGCCTTCCCCTCAGTGCCTATCGTGGGCCGTCCGGCTTTGCCGATGACCCGTGTTCCGACCGTTCAGGTCGGGTCTTACGAAATATCTTCGGGGGGGCGTCATCCAGACGCTGGCAAATCCCCCGCTTTGCGGGCGTTCATGCCCCGTCAGCCGGTCATGGCCCTGCCGTACCGGATGAGTGCCCCCTGCGGCACCGGGGTGGCAGTGGACGTCGAAACAGCACGGCTGAGGCCGTGACAAGGTATCCATGTCTTCCAAGTTCCCTTCATCTTTCGCGGAAGTCCGCGCGCGTTGGCGCGAACCGGGCGGGTATCGCGAGGTCCTGCACATCGGCCTGCCACTGGTGGCGGGTATGGCCTCCACGACGGTGATGCAGTTCACCGACCGTCTGTTCCTGAGTCATTATTCCGTCGAATCCATTGCCGCGGCGTTGCCCGCCGGACTGGCTTCGCTGCTTCTGCTGCTCACCTGCATGGGTGTGACCGGCTATGCCAGCGTGTTCATCGCCCAGTACATCGGTGCCGGGCAGCCGCACCGGGTCGGCGGAGTCCTCTGGCAATCGCTCATCGCCAGTCTTGTGTTCGGAGGTCTGCTGGCCATGACAAGCCTGCTGGCAGAGCCCATTTTCTCGCTGGCCGGACACGCGCCCGAGTTGCAGCGCCTTGAGGAGACCTATTTCATCATCCTCCAGCTTGGCAGTGTGCTGTCGCTGGTCGGCAACAGTCTCGGAACCTTCTTTTCGGGCAGGGGACGCACCCGGCCCGTCATGCTGGCCAACATCGCGGCAGCGGTGGTGAACGTGCCGCTGGACTACGTGCTCATCAACGGAGTGTGGTTCTTTCCGGAGATGGGTATCGCAGGGGCTGCCGTGGCCACGGTCATGGGGTGGGGCGTGACGGCCGTGCTGCTTGCCATCGCCGTGTTCAACCGCGACCATGAAACCCGGTTCGGGGTGCGCAGCCAGTGGCGTTTCGATGCAGTCATGATGCGCAGGCTCATGCGCTATGGCTTGCCCAGCGGCGTCAACTTCTTCATGGAACTGTTCGCGGTGACGTGGTTCGTCTTCGTCGTGGGCACGCTTGGCGAGGTGGCGCTGGCGGCGACGAACATCGCCTTCTCCATCAACTCCGTCGCATTCCTGCCCACGGTGGGATTGAACATCGCGGTGGGTACGATGGTGGGGCAGGCCATGGGGCGCGGCGACCCGGATGGCGCGGCCCGTGCCACGGGCAGTACCCTGCATGTGGCCATGGCGTGGATGACGGCACTGGCTCTGGTCTTCGTTCTTCTGCCGGGGCCGCTGGTCGACCTCTTCAGGCCGGACAACCTCACGCCTGCGGCCTATGCCGACATCCGGGAGACCACGGCGAGGCTGCTTGCCTACGTCGCCTTCTACTGCCTGTTCGACAGCCTCACCATCATCTTCTGCGGAGCACTCAAGGGGGCCGGAGATACGGCTTTCGTCATGTGGAACATGACGGTGGGGTGCATCTTCGTGCTCATCATCCCGGCGTATGCGTTGCGCGCCCTCGGCTGGTGGAGTCTCGATTCGCTGTGGCTGGTGTTCTCGGTGTATGTCTCGGTACTGGCGGTGGCGTCGTATGTCCGCTTTCGCCTGGGCAGGTGGCGGAAGCTGCGCCTTGTCCATCCCGCCTGACGATCCATCGAGGTCTGATTGTACAAGGGGAGTGCGCCTTCGGGCACACTCCCCTTGTTGATGGCAACGTGCTGTTGCGGGTTGGCGAAAGCCGGCAAAGGATGCTGGCGTATGAAACAGGAGGCGGAGGCTGCATTTGGTCTGCGTGCTCTTGGGGCAACCCCTTGCCGCGACATTGTGCCCCGTCTCGTCCCGTGACGCACCATTGCGCACTCTCGGGAAGAACATGCTCCAACACCTGACGGCAGCCGCATCCTGCGATGGGGCATGCCTGCAGGCTGTCACGTCAACCGGAATGTCTCGACTCCGGCTGCACGCCCTGCGAGGCGTTCAGGCTAGCCTGTCCTCTACGGAAGCCATCTTCTGTGAAAGCCTGCCGTCTCCACCACGGCGTGCGTCGATTTTGAGGGTCATGTACAGGCGGTCGGAGTCCTTCTCGAGGGTGCGGTAGCATCGGTCGACGACGCGCATGACCGCCTCCCATTCGCCTTCGACGCATGTGCCCATGGGGCCGAAACTGTGCGGCAGGCCGCTTGCCCGGATGACGGAAACGGCCTTAGCCACCCATTCACTGACACTGCCGCCCTTGTCCATGGGGAAAATGGCGATCTCGGCGATGACACCCATCATTTCATTCGTCCTCTCGTCTGTAGTCATGTGGTGCCGGAGTCAGGCTGCCACCGTCAGCGCAGTAGAATCACCCTGCATTGCCGGGCTGCCATGGGAATCTGCATATCCGTTCCCATCGACGTGAAGGTCTCGTCGAGCATGTCCTTGCCACGGGTACCGGCATCCAGGTTCCATGTCCTTTCCAGCCTGATGTGCTCTGTCGTCGGCGTCGCGGCGAAGTTGGCGATGGTGAGGATGTGCCCGCGGTCGCCGGGCAGACGGGTGAGCAGGGCGACCGAGCCTTCACCCCGGGTGGCGGGACGCGCGACGACGATGCCCTGCGCCACACCAGTGGCAGTCCGCAACGACGCAAGACGTGCCATGCCGGATACGAACGACCCTTCGATGCCTTTCTGCACCACCACAGGGGGATAGGCCGCAGGGGCGCGTGGAACGCCGCCACGCGTGATGGCAAGTCCTGATATGGGAGGCATGGGCGACCATGCCCCTCTGGCTGCCTGTTCCTTGCGCCATGATTCCGGGCGCAGTGCCACATGTTCCCACGTCAGCGGCAACGTGCCCGCGAGGTTGTCGGCGGGCAGCATGAACAGTCCGGGTTGCGCCGCCTTGAATGCGGCCAGAAACAGGTGATTGCGGACGATGGCGACGACGTTCTCATCCGCAGCAGCCTGGGCGGGCGTGAACCCTGCGGCGATGGCAGAGAGTGTGGTGGCGTTGACAT
This window encodes:
- the acpP gene encoding acyl carrier protein — its product is MSVEEKVKKIIMDQLGVSAEEVKPEASFVEDLGADSLDLTELIMAMEEEFGVEIDDDDAQKILKVKDAIDYVSNKQ
- the fabG gene encoding 3-oxoacyl-[acyl-carrier-protein] reductase, which encodes MSELTPTAIVTGGSRGIGKAVAETLARAGLQVFLTYVSKPDEAEAVAAGIRDAGGSATAFRLDVSDAAAVAAFFQSEIKDKVRLDVLVNNAGITKDGLIMRMKDEDFERVLDVNLCGAFTCLREASKLMTRQRLGRIINITSVVGQMGNAGQANYCAAKAGLIGLTKSAAKELAARNVTVNAVAPGFIETDMTAGLPEEVRKAYVEAIPLRRLGSAQDIADAVAFLASERASYITGQVLAVNGGMYC
- a CDS encoding beta-ketoacyl-ACP synthase III yields the protein MTSPSLLRGFGAYAPERILTNADIESMVETTDEWITTRTGIRQRHVVAPGQTTSDLAVEAARAALADAALDTADITHVLVATCTPDASCPNTACIVARKLGMTGVMALDCNAACSGFLYGLELAQGIVAARPASRVLLVAAEALSLRCNWKDRTTCVLFGDGAGATVVTADVDATQGTAVLEDSIVTSDGSLGDLLTIGGGTANPYAIGDSVGEEYFVRMQGRDVFKHAVRSMTQVCNDLLARNGFTTEDVDLVIPHQANLRIIEAVGDRLGFASEKVFVNVHDFGNTSAASIPLALADARAQGRIRPGMRVLLTTFGGGFTWGAALLRF
- the plsX gene encoding phosphate acyltransferase PlsX, with product MNSTIIAVDAMGGDFGPSVVVPGAVDAARERGLKVLLVGDRQKVEEELARIPLDGVEVEVVHASEVAGMDEKPSDILRRKKDASIQVVCRLVRDGHAHGIVSAGHSGASVACGMFIMGRVPGVERPALASVMPTEKQPIVLLDVGANVDCKPHHLFQFGLMANAFARDLLGYETPRIGLLSIGEEEGKGNTLVKEAYELFKLAQNINFVGNVEGRDLFTGEVDVVVCDGFVGNVALKLSEGLSSSMSRVLKRELLSGFLPKLGTLLARSAFKRFARVVDYAEYGGAPLLGLQSIAIVCHGKSNAKAIKSAVNMAATFVEKKTNERVVQAICANEELTRYGKAVRQ
- the rpmF gene encoding 50S ribosomal protein L32 encodes the protein MAVQQNKKSRSRKGMRRSHDRVAVPAVVYCACGEPTAPHRACPSCGTYKGRQVTKQDNE
- a CDS encoding YceD family protein, which encodes MHQIWVPLNDIPSGGQEYEVDEASVWAAPIKEFSLPYQVAEPLRATVFLLPQEDGVLVRGTLGGKVSVPCDRCAEPTLVAVEHRFESFEPFPGEDDDADVDTEVLRPVPEGKGFEISLSGLLWEEFLLALPVKPLCGGACKGLCPSCGKNLNEGPCACAHEEGDPRLAVLRGVRIDKH
- the rpmB gene encoding 50S ribosomal protein L28 gives rise to the protein MGKQCEVCGKKPQVGHHVSHSNIKTKRRFEPNLQSVRHQLPSGEVKTVTVCTRCLRSGAVTKPVVRKSA
- a CDS encoding FxsA family protein, whose translation is MLSRLFLLFALVPFLELYLLVQVGTVIGAAPTILLVILTAVVGAWLARTQGLGVMARVQNDLARGIMPGQALIDGFCILLAGLLLLTPGFLTDVVGLLLLLPPFRALLASRLQRHFAVRYASSGTTAEGGHFIVYGSSGPAAHEEPRHAVVIDTQPIDSSSAATGLADDTKPLGDAQPSGDGRPRS
- a CDS encoding rhomboid family intramembrane serine protease, yielding MRRRPGGASPWWRDITCAVPGGGETSPVAPHRLVQWRLVLSSKRIPFRQVQRGSRVGLYVPIVLERMARQEIAAYELEGVRPSVERRPVSFSNAHVTLMVLLLLVLWHGVRMGWWKLFGLATVPAPDAWSSMGALDVYRVIERGEWFRAVTALTLHADSPHLFSNILFGGAFLVPLCRRTGAGLGFMLTLCAGALGNVLNAVARPLSYVSLGSSTAMFGAVGVLSGLLAFEDGGRGWRRMFVPLAAGVAVLGMLGTEGENTDVGAHLFGLLAGCVVGATAQLRLNRVGLPGFVGQVVLGALALVLCGLCWWLAFVARG